The following proteins are co-located in the Apium graveolens cultivar Ventura chromosome 5, ASM990537v1, whole genome shotgun sequence genome:
- the LOC141661142 gene encoding protein FAR1-RELATED SEQUENCE 5-like, translated as MCVTHRVKNDKWEVTLVKLEHDHDMVTSDKVQFMQRSKKIDLVTRALLELFDKSGIEIAKAMRFLGETWGGVKKLGFSNQDVRNVIRDIRRRVFDSGDAERVMALLRQLKEKSFGNFFYRIDLDEENRVRGLVWVDHQSLNAYTNFGDVVSFDYIYRTNRYCMPFIPITGVNHHYQNILFGFALMRDETEISYKWVLKTWLEAVGNKPPLTIITDQDIALGNAIAEILPDTKHILCLWHISNKFPEKLSALYTQYPEFKGDFNDCLYKS; from the coding sequence ATGTGTGTCACTCATAGAGTTAAAAATGATAAATGGGAAGTAACTTTGGTTAAATTAGAGCATGATCATGATATGGTAACCTCAGATAAAGTACAATTCATGCAAAGGTCCAAAAAAATAGATCTGGTTACCCGAGCATTGCTTGAGTTATTTGATAAATCGGGCATTGAAATCGCTAAAGCGATGAGATTTCTTGGTGAAACATGGGGTGGTGTGAAAAAACTTGGATTTTCTAATCAAGATGTTCGTAACGTAATTCGTGATATTCGACGACGGGTGTTCGATTCCGGTGATGCGGAGAGAGTGATGGCATTGCTACGACAATTGAAAGAAAAAAGTTTTGGAAACTTTTTCTATCGAATTGATTTGGATGAAGAAAATAGAGTTAGAGGTTTGGTTTGGGTTGATCATCAATCATTGAACGCATACACGAATTTTGGAGATGTTGTTTCATTTGACTATATATATAGGACCAATAGGTATTGTATGCCGTTTATACCAATAACCGGGGTCAATCACCATTACCAAAATATCTTGTTCGGGTTTGCACTCATGCGGGATGAGACGGAGATTTCATATAAATGGGTTTTGAAGACATGGTTGGAAGCCGTCGGAAACAAACCTCCCCTCACTATTATTACGGATCAAGATATAGCATTAGGAAATGCTATTGCCGAGATTTTGCCGGATACCAAGCACATATTATGTTTGTGGCACATAAGTAATAAATTTCCCGAAAAATTGTCGGCTTTGTACACACAATATCCAGAATTTAAAGGGGATTTTAATGATTGTTTGTACAAGTCGTAG